The following proteins come from a genomic window of Montipora capricornis isolate CH-2021 chromosome 9, ASM3666992v2, whole genome shotgun sequence:
- the LOC138017206 gene encoding uncharacterized protein gives MFHGKEREANLADEVTQSSEDNSFAFTIEEQTCSLSNASEPVVTVKIGGIKKEVLVDSGSASNLISRDELKNLQSQGLKIELQSCSKKLYAYGCQKLEVVGQFKSKLAVEETKVLAHFIVVKRGRCLVGYSTATELGILHVGTVPNPLSESCNTVGSFVESLKAKFPGVFSGVGRLKNYQLKLHIDPQVTPVVQKMRRIPFSLKDKVTAKVTELLENDFIERVEGPTTWISPVVVAPKP, from the coding sequence ATGTTTCAtggaaaggaaagagaagccaACCTTGCTGATGAGGTTACACAGTCGAGTGAAGATAATTCATTTGCTTTTACTATAGAAGAACAGACATGTTCCCTATCAAATGCAAGTGAACCAGTTGTTACTGTGAAGATTGGTGGAATTAAAAAAGAAGTATTAGTGGACTCTGGCTCTGCAAGTAATCTGATTAGCAGGGATGAGTTAAAAAACCTGCAAAGTCAAGGATTGAAGATTGAATTGCAATCATGCAGCAAGAAATTATATGCCTATGGTTGCCAAAAGCTTGAGGTTGTGGGTCAGTTTAAGTCAAAATTGGCTGTGGAAGAGACAAAGGTCTTAGCACATTTTATTGTGGTCAAACGAGGGCGGTGCCTGGTCGGATATTCAACGGCAACAGAACTGGGAATTCTCCACGTGGGTACAGTACCTAACCCGCTTTCTGAGAGCTGTAATACAGTCGGTTCCTTTGTGGAAAGCCTCAAAGCTAAGTTTCCAGGAGTATTCAGTGGTGTTGGTAGATTGAAGAATTACCAGCTGAAGCTGCATATCGACCCTCAAGTAACCCCAGTGGTCCAAAAAATGCGGAGAATTCCGTTTTCACTGAAGGATAAAGTGACTGCCAAAGTTACTGAGCTCCTTGAGAACGACTTCATTGAAAGAGTAGAAGGGCCTACGACATGGATAAGCCCAGTTGTTGTTGCACCGAAACCGTGA
- the LOC138017207 gene encoding uncharacterized protein: protein MVDILGKQQGWHSRGTVGTEKQRAQSNRGHRETEGTGKQWAQKNRGHRGTAGTEEQWAQRNSGHRETVRTEQQWAQTNSGQRGAVGIEEQWAQGNRGHRGTADTEEQWAQRNSGHRGALGIDEQWAKRSSGHRGTVGTEGQRAQKNSGHRGRVGTEEHWAQTNSGQRGAVGIEEQWAQGNRGHRGTAGTEEQWVQRNSGQRGTVRREEQWPQRNSGHRGAVDTVEQCAQRSIGHRGAVGMGSSGHGGAVDTEDHWTQNKSKHRGTVGTEGQRAQRNSGHRGTVDTEEQ, encoded by the coding sequence aggaacagtgggcacagagaaACAGAGGGCGCAGAGCAACAGGGGGCACAGAGAAACAGAGGGCACAGGGAAACAGTGGGCACAGAAGAACagagggcacagaggaacagcgggcacagaggaacagtgggcacagaggaacagcgGGCACAGAGAAACAGTCCGCACGGAGCAACAGTGGGCACAGACGAACAGTGGGCAAAGAGGAGCAGTGGGCatagaggaacagtgggcacagggGAACAGAGGGCACAGAGGCACAGCGGACACAGaagaacagtgggcacagaggaacagtgggcacagaggagcATTGGGCATAGACGAACAGTGGGCAAAGAGGAGCAGTGGGCatagaggaacagtgggcacagagggaCAGCGGGCACAGaagaacagtgggcacagaggaagaGTGGGCACAGAGGAGCATTGGGCACAGACGAACAGTGGGCAAAGAGGAGCAGTGGGCatagaggaacagtgggcacagggGAACAGAGGGCACAGAGGGACAGCGGGCACAGAAGAACAgtgggtacagaggaacagcgGGCAAAGAGGAACAGTGCGCAGGGAGGAACAGTGgccacagaggaacagtgggcacagaggagcAGTGGACACAGTGGAACAGTGTGCACAGAGGAGCATTGGGCACAGAGGAGCAGTGGGCATGGGGAGCAGTGGGCACGGAGGAGCAGTGGACACAGAGGACCATTGGACACAGAATAAAAGTaagcacagaggaacagtggggaCAGAGGgacagagggcacagaggaacagtgggcataGAGGAACAGTGGACACAGAGGAACAGTGA